The Amycolatopsis umgeniensis DNA segment CCGAACTGCGCTGGATCTTCCGGCGACCCCGCACGCTGGCCGTGCTGGGGCTGCTCGCGCTGATCCCGATCGTGATCGGCGTCGCGCTGACGCTGGTCGACCCGGCGGAGGCGAACGGCGGTGGCGGCGGAGGGGACGGCGCGCTGCTCGCCTCCGCGATGAACAACGGGTTCATCCTGCCTGTCGCGGCGCTGACCATGACGCTGGCGCTACTCCTTCCGCTCGCTTCGGCGATGGCCGGCGCGGACGCGATCGCAGGCGAGGCGGCGCACGGCACCTTGCGGGGCTGGCTGGTCGCCCCGGTCGGCCGGGGCAGGCTGCTCGCGATCAAGGCGTTCGGCGTCGCGACGGTTTCGGTGCTCGCGGTGCTGGCCATGACGTTCACCGGTTTCGTCACCGGACTGATCATCAGCGGCACCGACTCGATGTTCACCCTCACCGGCTCGACGCTGAGCGTGTGGGACGCGCTGGGCAGGCTCCTGATCGTGGCACTGTGGATCACGCTGCAGCTGTGGGCGGTCGGCGCGGTCGCGCTCGCGATCTCGTCGTTCACGGAGCATCCGATGCTGGTGGTCGCCTCGGTGCTGGCCGGGACGATCGTGTTCACCATCCTCGGCTTCCTGGACGCGGTCTCGTGGCTGCATCCGTTCCTGCTCAACAAGGACTGGTCGATGGCGCCGGCCTCGGTGCTGATGGATCCGCTGGACACGACGCTGCTCGGCGAGGGCGCGCTGCGCGCCGCTTGCTACATCGTCATCGGGCTCTCGATCGCCTACTCGCGCCTCACCACCCGGGACGGCTGACCGCAGGGGGCTGAAGGGGCCCTTCACCGCATGCGATGTGGTGAAGGGCCCTTTCGTCGTGTGAGATGAGGGGAAGGGGCCCTTCAGCGACAGAAGACCGCCGTCGCCATGGAGACCACTGCTTCGGTAGGCGGGTCTTGCTCGTACGGGTTGAGGGACAGGGTCAGCGCCTTGCCCTTCCCGTCGGTGAAGGCGACGGTGATGTAGCCGATCAACTGTCCCGTGTGTCCCCAGACCGGCTTCGGGCCGTCAGCGCAGGGGATCGCGAACTCCTGCAGTCCCAGGCCGTAGCGGAACAGCGGGACCGCTTCCCGCATCCGCCGCATTTCCGTGAGGCTCGCCTGGCTCGTCAGCCTGCCCTTGAGCAGAGCGGTGACGAACGTGGTCAGGTCACGCGTGGTGGAGACCATCTCACCGGCCGCCCAGTCCAGCGACGGATCCATGTCGGTGGCGTCCACGATCGCGGGCAGCGGTTCGTAGCCGCGGGCGTGCGGTGTGGGCAGGGAGGGCCGGTGCCCCGGCACGCTGGTGTGCGTGAGGTCGAGCGGACGCAGGATCCGGCGCTCCACCTCCTTTCCGTACGGACGCCCGGTCAGCTTCTCGACCAGCAGGCCGGCCACGATGTAGTTGGTGTTCGAGTAGTGCCAGGACTCGCCGGGGTTCTCGAAGTCGGGGCCTTTCGCGAACGCCACCTTCAGCAGCTGTGAAGGCGTGTAGTCGTCGAAGCGGGCATCACCTCGCCAGCGATTGGTCGAGTAGCCCGGTTCGCTCATGTAGTCGTGCAGGCCGCTGGTGTGCTGCAGGACGTGCCGGACGGTGATGCGGCCGCCATCGGGCACGACACCCGGCAGGTGACGCTCGACTGGATCGTCGAGTGTCAGCCGTCCCTCGTCGGTCAACTGCAGGAGGACCGTGGCCGCGAAGGTCTTGGTGATACTGCCGATCCGGAAATGACCGTCGGCGGCGG contains these protein-coding regions:
- a CDS encoding serine hydrolase domain-containing protein, producing the protein MFLKTILSVILAVSPVAAPATPDIPAAELHDRLAALAADRAITAGLIHVRNGSRQWSDAVGVRDLASGTPAAADGHFRIGSITKTFAATVLLQLTDEGRLTLDDPVERHLPGVVPDGGRITVRHVLQHTSGLHDYMSEPGYSTNRWRGDARFDDYTPSQLLKVAFAKGPDFENPGESWHYSNTNYIVAGLLVEKLTGRPYGKEVERRILRPLDLTHTSVPGHRPSLPTPHARGYEPLPAIVDATDMDPSLDWAAGEMVSTTRDLTTFVTALLKGRLTSQASLTEMRRMREAVPLFRYGLGLQEFAIPCADGPKPVWGHTGQLIGYITVAFTDGKGKALTLSLNPYEQDPPTEAVVSMATAVFCR
- a CDS encoding ABC transporter permease subunit, which produces MTHALAAAPAARTGQDSVGLLRLYRAELRWIFRRPRTLAVLGLLALIPIVIGVALTLVDPAEANGGGGGGDGALLASAMNNGFILPVAALTMTLALLLPLASAMAGADAIAGEAAHGTLRGWLVAPVGRGRLLAIKAFGVATVSVLAVLAMTFTGFVTGLIISGTDSMFTLTGSTLSVWDALGRLLIVALWITLQLWAVGAVALAISSFTEHPMLVVASVLAGTIVFTILGFLDAVSWLHPFLLNKDWSMAPASVLMDPLDTTLLGEGALRAACYIVIGLSIAYSRLTTRDG